In the genome of Christensenella timonensis, one region contains:
- a CDS encoding amino acid ABC transporter permease, with the protein MEKVLSLSVELAQGLGITLALFALTLVIAIPLGFLGSQVSLYAKNKFGRGIYNVYLIIMRGTPLILQVAFLFFGINLLLTALNVPASVFRLGRFESALISFALNYTAYFSEIFRGGVQSLNRGQYEAASVLGLSKGVTMRKIVVPQVFKIVMPSLGNEVITLVKDTALVSIIALGDLLQIAYSASTREVSIMPLVVAMVFYLIINAIVSAILQKIEKRMDYYRI; encoded by the coding sequence ATGGAAAAAGTATTGAGTTTGTCTGTCGAGCTTGCACAAGGCCTCGGTATTACGCTCGCCCTGTTTGCCCTGACGCTCGTGATCGCTATCCCACTCGGTTTTCTCGGGTCGCAGGTCAGCCTGTATGCCAAAAATAAATTTGGCCGTGGGATCTACAATGTTTATTTGATCATCATGCGCGGTACGCCTCTTATCCTGCAGGTCGCCTTTTTGTTTTTCGGCATCAATTTGCTGCTGACCGCTCTGAACGTACCTGCCAGCGTCTTTCGGCTGGGACGTTTTGAATCCGCCCTCATCTCCTTTGCCCTCAACTACACCGCCTATTTCAGCGAAATTTTCCGCGGCGGCGTCCAGTCGCTTAACCGCGGGCAATATGAGGCCGCTTCGGTACTTGGGCTTTCCAAAGGCGTGACCATGCGCAAGATCGTCGTTCCGCAGGTTTTTAAAATCGTCATGCCCTCCCTCGGCAATGAAGTGATCACCCTCGTAAAGGACACCGCACTTGTCAGCATCATCGCCTTGGGCGACCTGTTGCAAATCGCCTACTCGGCATCCACACGCGAAGTGTCCATCATGCCTTTGGTTGTGGCGATGGTCTTCTACCTGATCATCAATGCGATCGTTTCCGCCATATTGCAAAAAATTGAGAAGCGTATGGATTATTACAGGATATAG
- a CDS encoding amino acid ABC transporter ATP-binding protein translates to MSILEVKNLYKSFGKAEVLKNIGLSLEKGETTAIIGPSGSGKSTLLRCINCLERAEKGTIILDGITIAEEKNGSTVYLPEEELTKARLHLGMVFQNFNLFPHLNVLQNLTLAPMSVDKKPKEQAETEAFELLGKVGLMDRAEAYPCELSGGQSQRVAIARALAMDPDILCFDEPTSALDPELTGEVLQVIKELAAEHMTMLIVTHEMGFAKEVASSVVFMDDGRVLDRGTPEELLLNPKEDRIKAFLNKLLSV, encoded by the coding sequence ATGAGCATATTGGAAGTTAAAAATCTGTATAAAAGCTTCGGCAAGGCCGAAGTTCTGAAAAATATCGGCCTTTCCCTTGAAAAAGGCGAAACGACAGCTATCATCGGGCCGTCCGGTTCGGGCAAAAGTACGCTTTTGCGCTGTATCAACTGCCTGGAGCGCGCGGAAAAAGGCACGATCATATTGGATGGGATCACCATCGCCGAAGAAAAAAACGGTTCTACCGTTTACCTGCCCGAAGAGGAACTGACCAAAGCGCGGCTGCACCTTGGTATGGTTTTTCAAAATTTCAACCTCTTCCCGCACTTAAACGTACTGCAAAATTTAACGCTCGCCCCCATGAGCGTCGATAAGAAACCAAAGGAACAGGCCGAAACCGAGGCCTTTGAATTGCTGGGGAAGGTTGGCCTGATGGACCGCGCCGAGGCTTATCCCTGCGAGCTTTCGGGAGGACAAAGCCAGCGCGTTGCGATCGCGCGGGCGCTCGCCATGGATCCCGACATCCTTTGCTTCGACGAACCGACCTCCGCGCTCGACCCCGAGCTTACGGGCGAGGTATTGCAGGTCATCAAAGAACTGGCGGCCGAGCACATGACTATGCTCATCGTCACGCATGAGATGGGCTTTGCCAAAGAGGTCGCAAGCAGCGTGGTCTTTATGGATGACGGACGGGTGCTCGACCGGGGTACGCCGGAAGAGCTCTTGCTCAATCCTAAAGAGGATCGGATCAAAGCATTTCTCAATAAATTATTAAGTGTGTGA
- a CDS encoding ribokinase — protein sequence MKVLNFGSLNVDYVYDVPHFVTPGETITSFARGIFAGGKGLNQSIATKKAGGDVYHAGSVGSDGDILLKALREAGVNSDYVVKRDDAPSGHTVIQVDPNGQNCIIVFGGTNRQIPKGQMDETLAHFEAGDFLLLQNELNDIGYLIDQAYEKGMHIVLNPSPIDASINGLPLEKVKYFIVNEIEGAQIAGTDVIDDIIPAIAQKYPYANILMTLGSEGSRYYDGNQTYTQGIFPVKAVDTTAAGDTFLGYFVYGISSGLAIEDTLRLAARASSITVSKKGAAGSIPTLDMVLAQEK from the coding sequence ATGAAGGTGTTGAATTTCGGATCACTGAATGTGGATTATGTATACGATGTTCCCCATTTTGTCACGCCCGGGGAAACCATCACTTCCTTTGCACGCGGTATCTTTGCCGGCGGCAAAGGGCTCAACCAGTCCATCGCCACCAAAAAAGCCGGCGGGGACGTATACCATGCGGGCAGCGTGGGCAGCGATGGCGATATCCTGCTTAAGGCCCTTCGGGAAGCAGGTGTGAACAGCGATTATGTGGTAAAGCGGGACGATGCTCCCTCCGGCCATACTGTCATCCAGGTCGACCCCAACGGCCAAAACTGCATCATCGTATTCGGCGGTACCAACCGCCAGATCCCCAAAGGGCAGATGGACGAAACGCTTGCGCACTTTGAAGCGGGCGACTTTCTTCTTTTACAGAACGAATTAAACGACATCGGTTACCTGATCGACCAGGCGTATGAAAAAGGCATGCACATCGTTTTGAACCCTTCCCCCATCGATGCCTCGATCAATGGCCTTCCTTTGGAAAAAGTGAAGTATTTTATCGTCAACGAGATCGAAGGCGCCCAAATCGCGGGAACGGATGTCATTGACGACATTATCCCTGCGATCGCGCAAAAATATCCGTATGCCAACATCCTGATGACCCTGGGTTCGGAAGGCTCGCGCTATTACGACGGCAACCAAACGTATACGCAAGGCATCTTCCCTGTCAAGGCAGTGGATACGACCGCCGCGGGCGATACCTTCCTCGGATACTTTGTCTACGGGATTTCAAGCGGGCTTGCCATAGAAGATACGCTCAGGCTGGCGGCGCGCGCCTCCTCCATCACGGTCTCCAAAAAGGGGGCGGCTGGCTCCATCCCCACGCTCGATATGGTGCTCGCACAGGAAAAATAG